TGGCTGTCCCAACAGCGATTATTTTGGCGCATGATGCATCCAGATCAAGTCATGGCGCTGGACGAGAAAACTTGGCTGCGCCACTTGTCTAAGTCGATGGTGTATTTGCCAGATGTAAAAACTTATAGCCTGCAAGTGCAAATTCTTAAGGACTTAGGCATACCAGAAGTGATCGCCCCTGGCGTGGAATACTGCCAGAGTTCTTCTGCCATGCAACAACTACAACGACGGGCTTACGCGATGCGAAGGAAAATTAAAGTTGCTTTCGACCTGAACGTTAACGCCAATTCCGACCCGATCAAACTTTGGGGTAAGTTATTGGAGAAGATCGGGATAACAACAACCTGCGTTGCCCGCCGCGATAACGTGCGCTACTACGCCGTATGCGAAGCATCCCTCACCGATCCCGATCGCCTTGCTGTACTGGAGGCACTAGATCGGAAGTATCGAGATTTAGAGATTAAACAGCCTGAAACCGTTGTCACACCTTCTATTGAAGCTTGCCAGATCCCGCCTGTAATTGTAAATAATCGGGAGGAAGTGGCAGAAATAGATATGCCACTGGTACGTTATGCCGGAAAACTTTGGCGTACTCTACGATATCAAGCAACTGGACTGGTAGGTTTAGTCGCTACTGCTGTAGAGGACGCGAATCAATGGATGAGGGAGCGATTTCGCTGCGATTTGGCTGTGGATGCCAGTTTATTAGAGTGGCAACCTTATACTTGAGTAGCTAGCTATAAATGGAAAATTAAGTGTCTGCCCGTTTGGTTATTCCCCAATTGTCCAACGAAAGCGATCGCTACATTTATACAATGTCGGCTAAAGATCTTTTTCACAACGCTGTCAAAATTGTCCTTCAAAAAGAAGGGTGGCTAATTACTCACGACCCAATGTTAATTCGCTTGGGTGGGATTGAGATGCAGATCGATTTGGGTGCAGAAAAAATAATAGCCGCCGACAAAGACGGACAGAAGATAGCAGTCGAAGTTAAAAGTTTTCTGGGAACATCTGCTATTTCTGATTTTCATACTGCATTAGGACAGTTCCTAAATTATCGTTTGGCATTAGAGGAGCAAGACCCAAAGCGGATTTTGTATCTAGCTGTTCCAGAGGATACTTATTACACCTTCTTCGCCCTTCAATTTATCCAAGGGGCAATAAAGCGCTATCAACTCAAGCTAATCATTTACGATCCTCAAAGGGAGGTAATAGTCAGATGGGAAAGGTAGAGGACTATCGCGACTATATTCAAAGCTTACTATCTGAATACGCTAGCTACAAATCATTGTCTGATGACATTGAAGCTCAGACCATTTTTGACACTGATCGCGACCATTATCAGTTAGTCGATGTTGGCTGGCACGACAACCACCGCGTGTACGGTTGCGTGCTGCATTTAGATATCAAAGATGGCAAAATCTGGATTCAGCATGATGGCACTGAGATCGGAATAGCCGAGCGATTGGTCGAGTTAGGTGTGCCAAAGCAAGATATTGTTTTGGCGTTTCAAGCTCCTTATAAAAGGCAATATACAGGTTTTGCAGTGAGCTAGGGCGATTCCAAGGTAGATTTATCTGGGAATATCTCAGCAATCCGCTCGCTCATTCCATGATCGCTACTCTTTTCAAAAGAGCAATCGATCGCTTAGAACAATTGTTGTAAGGCGCTACTACTAATGCAGTGAACGAACCAATTTTTGGAGGTAACAAGCTTCCATGACTAAGATACTTGCTATATTCAACCAAGCGGGTGGTGTCGCCAAATCTACCCTCACCTATAACTTGGGCTATCACTTGGGACAAAAGGGACACCGCGTTTTGCTCGTCGACATGGACCCCCAAGCCTCCTTAACTAAATTTATGGGTTTGGTTCCAGCGCAGTTACAGCAGACGGTTTCAGATGCCATAGTCGAAGAGCTACCGCTGCCGATTCACAAAGGAATCCACGGTATCGACTTAGCTCCTAGCAACAGAATTTTGAGTGGGGCAGAAATGCAGCTAGTGAGTGCTAGTATGCGCGACTTGCGCCTCAGGGAAGCGATCGAGCCAGTCCAAGACTCTTACGACTTTGTTTTAATTGATTGCCCGCCCAGCTTAGGGTTACTCTCGTATATCTCTCTCGTAGCAGCGACTCACGTTCTAGTTCCTGTCGAGACGCACCTCAAAGCCTTTGAGGGGACGGACGAACTGTTGCAAACCCTAACGCACGTCAAAAATAAAGCTAACCGGAAATTACAAGTGATTGGATTCGTCCCGACTCGATACGCTCAGCAGAATTCAGCAGATCGGCGCACATTGGGAGCGATTGCCGAACAGCTTTCGAGCTGGGGCAAAATCTTTCCTCCTATCCCTCGCGCCACAGCTTTTGTAGACGCTACGGAAGACCGAGTGCCTTTAGCTATTTACGAGCCTAAGCATCCGGCTGTAGCTATCCTCGACCAACTAGCTATATACGTGGAGTCCCTAAAATGAGCCGCTCCAAGCGTAGCGACAAACCCTTTGGGGGAAAAATTACTGCCCCTACCCCTGCTTGGTTATCCCCGCTGGATGCTGACACTCCTGCTACTGAATCCAAGGCGAAGCTTTCTGAAATTCACCTGCCCCAACAACAACCTCGACGTTATTTCGACCCTCAAGCTTTACAAGAGTTAGTTGTCTCTATCGAACAACACGGCATTCTGCAACCCCTCCTCGTGCGTCCCCTCACATCGGGAGGATACGAGTTGGTGGCGGGAGAACGGCGCTACCGTGCGGCTACAGCAGCCAATTTGACCGAAGTTCCAGTTGTCGTGCGGGAGCTGAGCGATGAAGCTGCTCTGCAATTAGCTTTAATCGAAAACCTGCAACGAGAAGATCTCAACCCAGTCGAGGAGACAGAAGGCATCCTGCAATTGTTAGCTTTCCAATTGGGTCAAAGTGTAGAGTTGATTCCCAGCTTGCTACGCCAATTGTTCAATCAAGAATTCCGCTCCTCAACCCCAGCGCAGGTAACTGGGGAAATAGCGCCTGATAATAACGTTATTATCAATCCCAATGAGAGTAAGCGATCGCCTAACCAACCCCTGAAGAATCAAAAAGCTGCCACTGATAATAACGTTATTATCGCCCCCGATGACAGTCCAAACTCGCCTAGCAATACTAAGTCAGCCTTAGAGCAGCAGCAGGTAGAACGAGTTTTTACCGCGCTGGGGATGATGAGTTGGGAGTCATTCGTCACCAATCGACTGCCCCTACTCAACCTACCCCAAGATGTTTTAGGGGCGCTGCGCTCCGGTCAAATTGCCTATACCAAAGCCAAAGCCATTGCGCGGGCGAAAGATGAGAAATCCCGTACAAATTTACTGGAAGCAGCGATCGCCAATAACTGGTCGCTGAGCGAAATCAAAGCACAAATCGACGCTCTAGCTCCAAAAACAGAGCCACCCCCCCTACAGCACAGGTTTGAGACTACAATCCGTCAAGCGAAAAAAGCTTCTGTCTGGTCAGACCCGAAAAAGCAAGTCCGCCTGGAATCGCTTTTAGCTGAATTGGAGTTCCTGCTGGCGGAAACTTAGACAATGCTCTCCCATCTGATTTCAACAAGCCAATTTACTCCAAGCGACACAAAACAGTTACCGCTCTTATAATCGGAGCAATGTATAAGTCAAGCCAAGAGCAATTGCTCTCCTTTCTTCCTATGTCAGAGCAGGCAAAAATTTCAGCTCTAATCCAAACCTGGATGGACTACATTCGGTTGTCAGATTTAGCAAGCGCTGAAGTTGACGCTGGCTCTGAGGAGAAAACCCGCATCTGGGACAAAGGCGTTAGCTTGGTGGGAGACAATCTACTTTTAGATGCAGAAGTATTTCAACTCCTCAAGCAAGAATTTAAAGACGAGCGGCAAAGGAATAATAATGCTGACGATTTTCAAATTGCCGTAGCTTTTCCGCAAATTTATCTAATCAAAGACGGTAGCCGCAAGTTTTGCCCGATTTTTACTATTGACATCTCGGAAATCTTTCAAGGCAATTATCGCAAGAGTGGCTGGAACTTAACAAAATTCAAATTTCAGCCAGTGTTGCCTAATTTGATGAATTTTTACCAACTGGACGAGGAAGGCACAGAATCTCTAGTAATTCGTGAAGGATTAAAAGTCTTTTTGGAAGACACCTTCTCTCATTCATTTTCCACCCTGCAAAACTTCCTCGACTTGATTGAATTACCTCCACATCCAGTCCGTTCTAAGCCCCTACCTTACCTGTTACGCTTTAACTACGTCCCGTTCAGCTACAACCTGAAAAAAGATTTCCAAAAAATTCTCGCTCAACGAAACTGGAATTGGGCGACTCCAGGTCATCCAGCCTGGGAGTATCTCTTCGGTCAACCCACACCACCAAATCATCAACAGCTATTTCTAGGAGCTTTTTCTATAGCTCCTCCCAACGAATTTCAAGCGGCTGCACTCAAGCACGCCACTACTAATCCCATCACTACCGTTATCGGTCCGCCAGGAAGCGGCAAAACTGACTTGCTGTTACACGCGATCGCCCAGCAAGTCGCAAAGCGGGCGGTACATTTAGCTCAAACAAATTCTGACATCAGCAACCTTACCCTAGTTACCAGTACAAACAATCGGGCTATTTCCAATGTTGAGGGGCGATTGGCTTCCTGCCTCCCAACAGAGCGATTCTACCTAAGCGGGGGTGCGAGAGAGGCGATC
The sequence above is drawn from the Chroococcidiopsis sp. SAG 2025 genome and encodes:
- a CDS encoding XisI protein, which translates into the protein MGKVEDYRDYIQSLLSEYASYKSLSDDIEAQTIFDTDRDHYQLVDVGWHDNHRVYGCVLHLDIKDGKIWIQHDGTEIGIAERLVELGVPKQDIVLAFQAPYKRQYTGFAVS
- a CDS encoding ParA family protein; the protein is MTKILAIFNQAGGVAKSTLTYNLGYHLGQKGHRVLLVDMDPQASLTKFMGLVPAQLQQTVSDAIVEELPLPIHKGIHGIDLAPSNRILSGAEMQLVSASMRDLRLREAIEPVQDSYDFVLIDCPPSLGLLSYISLVAATHVLVPVETHLKAFEGTDELLQTLTHVKNKANRKLQVIGFVPTRYAQQNSADRRTLGAIAEQLSSWGKIFPPIPRATAFVDATEDRVPLAIYEPKHPAVAILDQLAIYVESLK
- a CDS encoding XisH family protein: MSAKDLFHNAVKIVLQKEGWLITHDPMLIRLGGIEMQIDLGAEKIIAADKDGQKIAVEVKSFLGTSAISDFHTALGQFLNYRLALEEQDPKRILYLAVPEDTYYTFFALQFIQGAIKRYQLKLIIYDPQREVIVRWER
- a CDS encoding ParB/RepB/Spo0J family partition protein, with amino-acid sequence MSRSKRSDKPFGGKITAPTPAWLSPLDADTPATESKAKLSEIHLPQQQPRRYFDPQALQELVVSIEQHGILQPLLVRPLTSGGYELVAGERRYRAATAANLTEVPVVVRELSDEAALQLALIENLQREDLNPVEETEGILQLLAFQLGQSVELIPSLLRQLFNQEFRSSTPAQVTGEIAPDNNVIINPNESKRSPNQPLKNQKAATDNNVIIAPDDSPNSPSNTKSALEQQQVERVFTALGMMSWESFVTNRLPLLNLPQDVLGALRSGQIAYTKAKAIARAKDEKSRTNLLEAAIANNWSLSEIKAQIDALAPKTEPPPLQHRFETTIRQAKKASVWSDPKKQVRLESLLAELEFLLAET